One Coregonus clupeaformis isolate EN_2021a chromosome 33, ASM2061545v1, whole genome shotgun sequence DNA window includes the following coding sequences:
- the LOC121548805 gene encoding protein lin-9 homolog isoform X1 produces MAEMDQLDESSSAEALVSLKEGSLSNTLNEKQTKSHNTRGRHTLVSMETPTRSSKRSRLFREEEEQRLPSRSPRRSQRVTSVPQKFANVTTPDKKVSQRIGLRLRNLLKLPKAHKWCIYEWFYSNIDGPLFEGDNDFCLCLKESFPNLKTRKLTRVEWGTIRRLMGKPRRCSSAFFAEERTALRQKRQKMRMLQQRKFFDVAHCKDLPDEIPLPLVIGTKVTARLRGVHDGLFTGQIDAVDTGAATYRVTFDRNGLGTHTVPDYEVLSNEPNETMPISTFAQKLRPSRFQNFMTPPRVTYPAATTPVLMDNDPLISQSPWKNKLPGADGDTLGGFPVKFLVQVTRLSKILMIKKEHIKHLKDMNAEAEKLKSCSTPIGLEFQKRYATTVLELEQLNKDLNKVLHEVQQFCYELAPDQGMAPADRPTELRQRCEEEAKEMVQQTNTLRDDQQCVSNASLTHLISGLTALLLQIKCLAEGGDLNSFEFKSLTDSLNDIKSSIDPSNLSCFQNNVEIHVAHIQSGLSQLGNLHAFAANNTNTV; encoded by the exons ATGGCGGAGATGGACCAGCTAGATGAGA GCTCTTCAGCAGAGGCGCTAGTCAGTCTTAAAG AGGGCAGTCTGTCAAATACTTTGAATGAGAAGCAAACAAAATCTCACAACACGAGAGGACGACACACCTTGGTGTCCATGGAAACG CCCACGCGGAGCTCCAAGAGGAGCAGACTGtttagggaggaggaggagcagcgcCTCCCATCCAGATCCCCTAGAAGGAGCCAGAGGGTCACCTCTGTACCCCAG AAGTTTGCTAATGTGACGACCCCAGATAAGAAAGTGTCTCAGAGAATCGGGCTGAGGTTGAGAAACCTCCTCAAACTTCCTAAAGCACACAAATGGTGCATCTACGAGTGGTTCTATTCTAACATCGACGG ACCTTTATTTGAAGGGGACAATGACTTCTGCCTGTGCCTGAAGGAATCCTTTCCCAACCTGAAGACCAGGAAGTTGACCCGTGTGGAGTGGGGTACAATCAGGAGACTGATGGGGAAACCCAGACG GTGTTCGTCTGCGTTCTTTGCTGAGGAGCGGACTGCGCTGAGACAGAAGAGGCAGAAGATGCGTATGCTGCAGCAGAGGAAGTTTTTTGACGTGGCACACTGCAAAGACCTCCCCGACGAGATCCCCCTGCCGCTCGTCATAGGAACCAAAGTCACCG CTCGTCTTAGGGGAGTCCATGACGGCCTGTTCACTGGGCAGATCGATGCCGTGGATACGGGCGCTGCTACTTACCGTGTGACATTTGACCGGAATGGGCTGGGCACACACACCGTGCCTGATTACGAAGTGCTG AGTAACGAGCCCAACGAGACCATGCCCATCTCAACCTTCGCACAGAAACTTAGACCCTCCCGCTTCCAGAACTTCATGACCCCTCCCAGAGTGACCTACCCCGCCGCCACCACACCTGTCCTCATG GACAATGATCCCCTCATCAGCCAGTCTCCATGGAAAAACAAACTCCCTGGAGCGGACGGGGACACACTCGGAGGATTCCCTGTCAAGTTCCTCGTCCAAGTG ACGAGGCTCTCCAAGATCCTCATGATCAAGAAAGAACACATCAAGCACTTGAAGGATATGAACGCAGAGGCTGAAAAACTG aAATCGTGCTCGACGCCTATAGGCCTGGAGTTCCAGAAGCGTTATGCCACCACAGTCCTGGAGCTGGAGCAGCTCAATAAAGACCTGAACAAGGTGCTGCACGAGGTCCAGCAGTTCTGCTATGAG CTGGCCCCAGATCAGGGCATGGCTCCTGCAGATCGGCCCACAGAGCTGCGTCAGCGCTGTGAGGAGGAGGCCAAGGAGATGGTGCAGCAGACCAACACCCTCCGTGACGACCAGCAGTGCGTCTCCAACGCCAGCCTCACACACCTCATCTCAGGCCTTACTGCCTTACTGCTGCAGATCAAG TGTCTGGCTGAGGGAGGAGACCTGAACTCCTTTGAATTTAAATCGCTCACTGACTCTCTGAACGACATAAAAAGCTCAATAGACCCCTCCAACCTCAG TTGCTTC
- the LOC121548805 gene encoding protein lin-9 homolog isoform X3, with translation METPTRSSKRSRLFREEEEQRLPSRSPRRSQRVTSVPQKFANVTTPDKKVSQRIGLRLRNLLKLPKAHKWCIYEWFYSNIDGPLFEGDNDFCLCLKESFPNLKTRKLTRVEWGTIRRLMGKPRRCSSAFFAEERTALRQKRQKMRMLQQRKFFDVAHCKDLPDEIPLPLVIGTKVTARLRGVHDGLFTGQIDAVDTGAATYRVTFDRNGLGTHTVPDYEVLSNEPNETMPISTFAQKLRPSRFQNFMTPPRVTYPAATTPVLMDNDPLISQSPWKNKLPGADGDTLGGFPVKFLVQVTRLSKILMIKKEHIKHLKDMNAEAEKLKSCSTPIGLEFQKRYATTVLELEQLNKDLNKVLHEVQQFCYELAPDQGMAPADRPTELRQRCEEEAKEMVQQTNTLRDDQQCVSNASLTHLISGLTALLLQIKCLAEGGDLNSFEFKSLTDSLNDIKSSIDPSNLSCFQNNVEIHVAHIQSGLSQLGNLHAFAANNTNTV, from the exons ATGGAAACG CCCACGCGGAGCTCCAAGAGGAGCAGACTGtttagggaggaggaggagcagcgcCTCCCATCCAGATCCCCTAGAAGGAGCCAGAGGGTCACCTCTGTACCCCAG AAGTTTGCTAATGTGACGACCCCAGATAAGAAAGTGTCTCAGAGAATCGGGCTGAGGTTGAGAAACCTCCTCAAACTTCCTAAAGCACACAAATGGTGCATCTACGAGTGGTTCTATTCTAACATCGACGG ACCTTTATTTGAAGGGGACAATGACTTCTGCCTGTGCCTGAAGGAATCCTTTCCCAACCTGAAGACCAGGAAGTTGACCCGTGTGGAGTGGGGTACAATCAGGAGACTGATGGGGAAACCCAGACG GTGTTCGTCTGCGTTCTTTGCTGAGGAGCGGACTGCGCTGAGACAGAAGAGGCAGAAGATGCGTATGCTGCAGCAGAGGAAGTTTTTTGACGTGGCACACTGCAAAGACCTCCCCGACGAGATCCCCCTGCCGCTCGTCATAGGAACCAAAGTCACCG CTCGTCTTAGGGGAGTCCATGACGGCCTGTTCACTGGGCAGATCGATGCCGTGGATACGGGCGCTGCTACTTACCGTGTGACATTTGACCGGAATGGGCTGGGCACACACACCGTGCCTGATTACGAAGTGCTG AGTAACGAGCCCAACGAGACCATGCCCATCTCAACCTTCGCACAGAAACTTAGACCCTCCCGCTTCCAGAACTTCATGACCCCTCCCAGAGTGACCTACCCCGCCGCCACCACACCTGTCCTCATG GACAATGATCCCCTCATCAGCCAGTCTCCATGGAAAAACAAACTCCCTGGAGCGGACGGGGACACACTCGGAGGATTCCCTGTCAAGTTCCTCGTCCAAGTG ACGAGGCTCTCCAAGATCCTCATGATCAAGAAAGAACACATCAAGCACTTGAAGGATATGAACGCAGAGGCTGAAAAACTG aAATCGTGCTCGACGCCTATAGGCCTGGAGTTCCAGAAGCGTTATGCCACCACAGTCCTGGAGCTGGAGCAGCTCAATAAAGACCTGAACAAGGTGCTGCACGAGGTCCAGCAGTTCTGCTATGAG CTGGCCCCAGATCAGGGCATGGCTCCTGCAGATCGGCCCACAGAGCTGCGTCAGCGCTGTGAGGAGGAGGCCAAGGAGATGGTGCAGCAGACCAACACCCTCCGTGACGACCAGCAGTGCGTCTCCAACGCCAGCCTCACACACCTCATCTCAGGCCTTACTGCCTTACTGCTGCAGATCAAG TGTCTGGCTGAGGGAGGAGACCTGAACTCCTTTGAATTTAAATCGCTCACTGACTCTCTGAACGACATAAAAAGCTCAATAGACCCCTCCAACCTCAG TTGCTTC
- the LOC121548805 gene encoding protein lin-9 homolog isoform X2, which produces MAEMDQLDESSSAEALVSLKEGSLSNTLNEKQTKSHNTRGRHTLVSMETPTRSSKRSRLFREEEEQRLPSRSPRRSQRVTSVPQFANVTTPDKKVSQRIGLRLRNLLKLPKAHKWCIYEWFYSNIDGPLFEGDNDFCLCLKESFPNLKTRKLTRVEWGTIRRLMGKPRRCSSAFFAEERTALRQKRQKMRMLQQRKFFDVAHCKDLPDEIPLPLVIGTKVTARLRGVHDGLFTGQIDAVDTGAATYRVTFDRNGLGTHTVPDYEVLSNEPNETMPISTFAQKLRPSRFQNFMTPPRVTYPAATTPVLMDNDPLISQSPWKNKLPGADGDTLGGFPVKFLVQVTRLSKILMIKKEHIKHLKDMNAEAEKLKSCSTPIGLEFQKRYATTVLELEQLNKDLNKVLHEVQQFCYELAPDQGMAPADRPTELRQRCEEEAKEMVQQTNTLRDDQQCVSNASLTHLISGLTALLLQIKCLAEGGDLNSFEFKSLTDSLNDIKSSIDPSNLSCFQNNVEIHVAHIQSGLSQLGNLHAFAANNTNTV; this is translated from the exons ATGGCGGAGATGGACCAGCTAGATGAGA GCTCTTCAGCAGAGGCGCTAGTCAGTCTTAAAG AGGGCAGTCTGTCAAATACTTTGAATGAGAAGCAAACAAAATCTCACAACACGAGAGGACGACACACCTTGGTGTCCATGGAAACG CCCACGCGGAGCTCCAAGAGGAGCAGACTGtttagggaggaggaggagcagcgcCTCCCATCCAGATCCCCTAGAAGGAGCCAGAGGGTCACCTCTGTACCCCAG TTTGCTAATGTGACGACCCCAGATAAGAAAGTGTCTCAGAGAATCGGGCTGAGGTTGAGAAACCTCCTCAAACTTCCTAAAGCACACAAATGGTGCATCTACGAGTGGTTCTATTCTAACATCGACGG ACCTTTATTTGAAGGGGACAATGACTTCTGCCTGTGCCTGAAGGAATCCTTTCCCAACCTGAAGACCAGGAAGTTGACCCGTGTGGAGTGGGGTACAATCAGGAGACTGATGGGGAAACCCAGACG GTGTTCGTCTGCGTTCTTTGCTGAGGAGCGGACTGCGCTGAGACAGAAGAGGCAGAAGATGCGTATGCTGCAGCAGAGGAAGTTTTTTGACGTGGCACACTGCAAAGACCTCCCCGACGAGATCCCCCTGCCGCTCGTCATAGGAACCAAAGTCACCG CTCGTCTTAGGGGAGTCCATGACGGCCTGTTCACTGGGCAGATCGATGCCGTGGATACGGGCGCTGCTACTTACCGTGTGACATTTGACCGGAATGGGCTGGGCACACACACCGTGCCTGATTACGAAGTGCTG AGTAACGAGCCCAACGAGACCATGCCCATCTCAACCTTCGCACAGAAACTTAGACCCTCCCGCTTCCAGAACTTCATGACCCCTCCCAGAGTGACCTACCCCGCCGCCACCACACCTGTCCTCATG GACAATGATCCCCTCATCAGCCAGTCTCCATGGAAAAACAAACTCCCTGGAGCGGACGGGGACACACTCGGAGGATTCCCTGTCAAGTTCCTCGTCCAAGTG ACGAGGCTCTCCAAGATCCTCATGATCAAGAAAGAACACATCAAGCACTTGAAGGATATGAACGCAGAGGCTGAAAAACTG aAATCGTGCTCGACGCCTATAGGCCTGGAGTTCCAGAAGCGTTATGCCACCACAGTCCTGGAGCTGGAGCAGCTCAATAAAGACCTGAACAAGGTGCTGCACGAGGTCCAGCAGTTCTGCTATGAG CTGGCCCCAGATCAGGGCATGGCTCCTGCAGATCGGCCCACAGAGCTGCGTCAGCGCTGTGAGGAGGAGGCCAAGGAGATGGTGCAGCAGACCAACACCCTCCGTGACGACCAGCAGTGCGTCTCCAACGCCAGCCTCACACACCTCATCTCAGGCCTTACTGCCTTACTGCTGCAGATCAAG TGTCTGGCTGAGGGAGGAGACCTGAACTCCTTTGAATTTAAATCGCTCACTGACTCTCTGAACGACATAAAAAGCTCAATAGACCCCTCCAACCTCAG TTGCTTC